GGGCGACCGTGAGGCTCCCTTGTTCCAGCTTTAAAAACTGTGCAATCTTCTTGCTTCGACATGACCGAGGGAAATACTTCTCCAGGAACTTTATCCTGAAGCCGGCCCATGTCCAGGCATACCCAGATGGTACGCCTCTTTGCACGCTGTTCCACAAATTCTCTGCCTCACCCTCGAGCAGATATGTGGCCAACGTGACCATCTGAGAATTCGTACACTCTATAGGCCGCATCATTTTGGCGACCCTAGCTAGCCAATGTTCAGCTTGAACTGGGTCAGGCGCTCCTCCAAAAGTCGGTGGTCGTAGTCTCAGGAATTGGTCGAATATGTCTACGCCCCTGACGTCCATAGCTCGGGATGCTACTCTATGATCTCTATCTCGCAGGGTCTGCATCATCAGTGCGTGCATGTCATACTACCGTCTTGCGAACGTATCTTGTTATTGTTATTACATGGTGGTGGCCATTTGTGCAAAGGCCGTAAAGGCTGCTACTTCTATGGGCGTATCTGCATATGCGTTGGCTGAAGGTTCAGTCGAAGGCGTCCGCCGCTCAAAGTATTGTGAGGGCAGTCCTGGCAGAATGACTTAAG
This region of Magnolia sinica isolate HGM2019 chromosome 1, MsV1, whole genome shotgun sequence genomic DNA includes:
- the LOC131245950 gene encoding uncharacterized protein LOC131245950; this translates as MHALMMQTLRDRDHRVASRAMDVRGVDIFDQFLRLRPPTFGGAPDPVQAEHWLARVAKMMRPIECTNSQMVTLATYLLEGEAENLWNSVQRGVPSGYAWTWAGFRIKFLEKYFPRSCRSKKIAQFLKLEQGSLTVAQYEVKFDELSQYVPKALEDEEYKLEKFKEGLKLGIQSQLCTWDFRDFPELVDKAM